The DNA window TCTACCACTGAACCACCAATGCTTACATATGTTGAGAATGTACCACTGTGAACAATCTGTCTGCATGGCcacatcatgttttcatgagtgtcagcaaaaaggtaatttaagtCATCTTTCATCACACACCCATCACAGACTCTCAGGCTATATACTGCaccaacaaacaaaatggaactaatCCTCATGACAGAAATTTACAGGTCAACATGACCAGAAATTTGTTATTTGCCTTCACCCAAACATGCCTTAGCTGCGCAAGGGTTGATTCCAAATATCAGAAAAGGAAAGCTGCATTGGCCAGGAATCGGACCGGGTCTCCCGTATCGGAGGCAAGAATTCTAACACTGAACCACCAATGCTTATCTCTGTTGAAAATGTACCACTGTGAACAATCTGTCTGCATGGCcacatcatgttttcatgagtgtcagcaaaaaggtaatttaagtCATCTTTCATCATACACCCATCTCAGACTCTCAGGCTATATACTGCACCAACAATCAAAATGGCACTAATCCTCATGACAGAAATTTCGAGGTCAACATGACCAGAAATTTGTTATTTGCCTTCACCCAAACATGCCTTAGCTGCGCAAGGGTTGATTCCAAATATCAGTAAAGGAAAGCTGCATTGGCCGGGAATCGGACCCGGGTCTCCAGCGTGGCAAATGAGAATTCTACCACTGAACCACCAATGCTTACATATGTTGAGAATGTACCACTGTGAACAATCTGTCTGCATGGCcacatcatgttttcatgagtgtcagcaaaaaggtaatttaagtCATCTTTCATCACACACCCATCACAGACTCTCAGGCTATATACTGCaccaacaaacaaaatggaactaatCCTCATGACAGAAATTTCGAGGTCAACATGACCAGAAATTTGTTATTTGCCTTCACCCAAACATGCCTTAGCTGCGCAAGGGTTGATTCCAAATATCAGTAAAGGAAAGCTGCATTGGCCAGGAACCGGGTCTCCCGCATCGGAGGCAAGAATTCTAACACTGAACCACCAATGCTTATCTCTGTTGAAAATGTACCACTGTGAACAATCTGTCTGCATGGCcacatcatgttttcatgagtgtcagcaaaaaggtaatttaagtCATCTTTCATCATACACCCATCTCAGACTCTCAGGCTATATACTGCACCAACAATCAAAATGGCACTAATCCTCATGACAGAAATTTCGAGGTCAACATGACCATTCATGCCTTTTTCATGTAACGTTATGTACATGTCAGCGTCATATATTTTACAGTAACGTTTTTCCCCTTGAtaagttgactttttttttcttttttccttgtTTTACAGTTGCATCATGGACACTCTCGGAGTTTTTGTCGATAACGGTGTTTTGTCAACTGTTCTGTGTTACAAGTTGTCAACTTATCAAACTCTCCGTTGTATATATGGGCAAACTGTTGTTATACACTGTTAGTTGTTTTAGGATTGATTGACAGGTTCAAACTGTTGTTTCTTAGCTAAGGTAACGTTAACTTTAACGTAgtacattcatgtttttttaacgtTTGTACATGTCAGCGTTTACAGTAACGTTTACTTGTAATGATGTTACGTTGCACATCTCTCTTAACTTGTAATGATGTTACGTTGCACATCTCTCTTACAGACATTTGCTATTGTGCTTTCTTTGaatagtgtttatttatttactaaaaATATGTCTAAAATGGGGATAAATTGATAATAGGTTAAACACAGACACTTtgttctatctatctgtctatctagtTATCTCTATGTCTGTCTAGCTGTTACCTAGTAATtaaaaaggctgatttatgttAACATGAATAACTGTTTATAGTATGACTGTCTTTTTAATTATTACTATATAATATGGATACTATTTAGCTACAGTCGTGTTTCAGGCAATTCTTGTGTatattttcaataaaataatacagtTTATGTCTAAGATGGGGTTCATTTGCTATGGCAAACAGCATATAGAATTATTGTTAATAGATTAATATGtgaataatacattttgatctatctatctatctatttatctatctatctatctatctatctgtgctGTTACTTAGTCATTACAAATGCTGattgatgttaaaataaataactgtttaTGTAACAGTATGACTATATTTTGATTATTACTATATAATATACACTGTGTTTTGCTGTGCACAGGAGATAATGAAGAAGACAACCAACTTCTTTCCCGGAAAGACTATGGTGTCTTTCAGGAAGGGTCCATCAGGTCATCTGCGGCAGGATCCCTCTGACGAGGCCATGCGGATCAAAAAGAACCCTTCTCTTGAGGACAAGTCTCCCCCTCAGAGACATGACCTTGTGAAGACCAATGCTCTCACTGTGGTCTTTGAGCGGGGAGGGGATGTGTCTGACCGACTGGAGGTGATGGGGGAGTATGTGCTGCAGTTTGGAAAGTACAAGGGTAAATTGTTTAGGTGGCTCCTGGAAAATGATGTTGGCTACACCATCTACCTGATGAAAaaggtagaggaggaggagagagatgggacCTTCAACCCTCAGGGACACAACAAGGACAGCCTGCTGTCATTTCTGGACTATGCCAGGAGCTTCCAGGAAATTAGGGACCTCAGGGAGTATCTAGCTTCCAGGCTGCCTGCGCCACCAGTGGCATCAGAGGGTGACAATACTGTCGGCTTTGGAGCCAGGGCAAAGGACACCTGGAGGCAGATCTGGGAGAGCAGGGCAGACGGATATGCTGCCTTCATCGTAGGAGTAAAGTGCATCAAAAACAGCAAGATGTACAACCTGCAGCAGTACATCCTCAAGCAGCAGAGGGCTGAGTCTGGGGAGTCCTGTCCACCACCTGCAGGGGTCTCCACTACATCAGCTGCCCCTACACCGCCTACATCTAGCATTGTAGGTCAGTAcacaaaaatatgcaaatacagATGTTTAGTATTTTATGACCTGACACACAATAATTGTTATTGTTTAATCTTCTAGCGATGGAGGAAGACGAGGAGTTGGAGAGGGGATGCTGAATCTGTCTCCTGTAAATTTGCCACTGAACTAAGTAGGTGGAGATAGTTTAATTAACAGAGTGTTTTTAAACTCTTACTGTTTACGATAGTACTGTAGTCTAATCTAGTAGTCACCTGTGCTTTCAGGACCAGCAGCAGTCTCCAGAGCCCCGGCTGTGTCTCCACCAACAGGTTTTTCTCCATCGGTGTAGAGGGAGGATTCTGTTCTCAGCAGAATCCTCCTGCTATTACTGTTCTCCTTCAACTAGTTTGTTATTTTGGCCGTGTTCAGGCCTGTTCTGATGCTTGTGTTCTCTTACTCTCCCACTAACCTAAGGAATTAACAGGTCAGCGAAGAtggtaagtgtttttttttttttgcatgcttTTTCTCAGGCTGTCATTCAAggatttggcattttttttgccaTGCCACATCTTTGAATGACAGGCAGTGTGCTTACTATATATTCATATTGTTTCTGTGCTTTACCTGTTTTCTTAAAAGCATTGTGTTTTGTCATTGCAAATAAATAGCAATTCagaatttaagttttttttagttttcagtcTGTACTCACAGTTTGTTAGAGAGACAACAGGTAAAGACACATTCTGAAGCATAAACAGACTTGACTCTGGGAGGAAAATGACACTGAATTGTTTTTACAGCACACAGGACGGAGCCAACAGCGACGGTTTCCAGACCTGCTGAGCCTGATGACTCCTCTGGGATTGTTGCTTCTGTGAAAggttattatttgttttgtcttactTTAAACCATCATGAATGCCCTGAATGTTTTTGTGACCAAAATCTTCTTACAGCCAGGCTGAAGGCCCCGCTGCCAGCCCCTTCTACCTCCTCAGCTCAGATGATATGTGGACTTCAGCATGTGGAGCCAGGCTGTCGTCATGTTGTGTTAAATTGTGACAAGCACAGGGTACAGCCCAACATCCCAGCTGCTGTAGCTATGGAGACCGAGGATCACTGCCCTGCTGCTTTGGTGGCCACAGACTCTCAGGTAATccagattacagtttttctcaatctcTTTGGCACATTTACTGAACCAAATTTACAATTGTCAAAACTCTAAGTACAACTCTCACACCACATGGCACATTCAGCATTCCAATAATCTATGTGACCTATAAAAGGTGATTACtcaatcaaaataatgaaatcctgttttaaatgtaaataattcCATCAATGAATAACTAAGTGGCATCAAAACaatcattattaattattgCTTGGACCAACACAGTCAAAATGCAAAGACATCCTGTCTAATGACAGTGTAATCTGAAAGTGTGATAGTTGCCCACTATGGAATATTGTCCAAGTCTAACATTTTATATTGAGGCAGCTGAATACTATTgatgtcaacaaaaacatttttaacagaaCATGTATCTTGTCATTGTGTGTACATACCAGCCATAGGAAATATACATAAAGAAAgcttgtacagaaaaaaaaaagatatacaaaagCAAAACTATTAGGAACTGCTGTACAGTgcaggtaaaaagaaaagaggctGCACTCTCCACCCAGCCTGTCATGCTCAGGCCATGGTTGATTAAAGTGTTATTGTTGCCCTTATCTCATTTGATCTTTCACTGGGCCGTCGCCTTTCCCCACACTCTAATGCCCTTTCCTCACCCCTCAGCACCCCACACTCTAATGCCCTTTCCTCACCCCTCAGCACCCCACACTCTAATGCCCTTTCCTCACCCCCTAAGCACCCCACACTCTAATGCCCTTTCCTCACCCCCTCAGCACCCCACACTCTAATGCCCTTTCCTCACCCCCTCAGCACCCCACACTCTAATGCCCTTTCCTCACCCCCTAAGCACCCCACACTCTAATGCCCTTTCTTCTTACACGGGGAGGCTGTTGCCCCAGTCTGTCTCCTGCATGCTCCATATTCTGCTCGGTCTGACACTTgcagtgtaaatgtgtttaaaattgtGAGGAAATTGAATTGTTCCTCATTTAGCttacaacttttaaaaaaatgtcacatatcTATTATGTATCTTATGTGTGATTATTATTGTGATTGTTGGTTGCTCTATTTAGCATGTAGGGATTTACACAGTGAACATGTGTATAATTGCATTTGAGAGTAATATGACCCAAtagcaaatgaatgcaaactaTTTTGATCTGTAGACTTAGACTGACTAAATCACTATATGTGATGCTGTATTGcaggagaccagtgaagatccAGTTGGAGTGGTGCTGATCACACAGCTGGAGTGGTCTTTCAGCAGGGCTCCGGTCCCAGCGGTCCCAGCACACAGCTGCTACCAGAGGCAGTCTTTCATGGATACAGGTCATTCAAATGACCTACCTACCATCCTCCTACAGACCAGGTAATGGTCTGGCTTAATAGGCTTAATAAGGTTGCATTAGTTATCAGTTACCCTATGCAAAATGTCAAGACTATGgggaatataatatataataaatgtagCAAATTGAACTGTTTTTTAACTGAATTTATTTCAAATAACTCTTCACACAATCCACAAAAATTTTTGATGCATGTTTTGTCCGAGTTTGGTAAGAaactatataataaatatatgctCCTGCCATTCTCAACCCTCCACCTGTTACTCCGCACTAGGAGGAGTCTCTGAGCCGGTCTACAGTGGAGCGGATTGGGTCAGACATCCtggttaaacaacaacaacaacaacaacaacaacaagaacatcatcatcatcatcagcatcatcatcaagcagcagcagcagccgcatCAGCACCAGCAGCAGAAAAAGATGACCAGGAACTGTTTAGCCTACAGTCAGCTGAAGTCGTAGATGGAGTCAGAGGAGAGGGCGAACAGGAAGTCAGCAGTGCAGCTTCCAACAGGTCGCCTGTGGAGGTTCTGTCATCAACCCCTAAAGCAGGGCCCTGGCAGccctcacatactgtacatgacagCTTCCCCGGGGTACCAGGGAAATACATCTACTGCCCCTCCAGAGTGTTCTCCCCCTACAAGGCACAGGGCATGGGGAAGGAGATGACCTGGGGGAGTTCAAACTGTCGGACTTCTATGAGGCTGAGAGACACAAAGATTCAAAGAGAAGACAGACAAATGGACTGCTAACCCACCAGGCGACAAATATAtctcgcacgcacacacacacacgcacgcactcacgcacacaAGACACACCACTGGGCATTGTCAGGACTGTTTCTTCTGTTTTCATAGCCAAGCAATTATGATCTTTAGTTTAATTTAACTGTATTCACCTTCACTGGATGTCTGGTctgattcatcatcatcatcat is part of the Perca flavescens isolate YP-PL-M2 unplaced genomic scaffold, PFLA_1.0 EPR50_1.1_unplaced_scaf_5, whole genome shotgun sequence genome and encodes:
- the LOC114551757 gene encoding uncharacterized protein LOC114551757, with the protein product MKKTTNFFPGKTMVSFRKGPSGHLRQDPSDEAMRIKKNPSLEDKSPPQRHDLVKTNALTVVFERGGDVSDRLEVMGEYVLQFGKYKGKLFRWLLENDVGYTIYLMKKVEEEERDGTFNPQGHNKDSLLSFLDYARSFQEIRDLREYLASRLPAPPVASEGDNTVGFGARAKDTWRQIWESRADGYAAFIVGVKCIKNSKMYNLQQYILKQQRAESGESCPPPAGVSTTSAAPTPPTSSIVAMEEDEELERGC